A segment of the Candidatus Manganitrophaceae bacterium genome:
GCCGGAAAATCCGGCCCGCCTTTTTTTGCCGAAACTGATTAATAAGCTGAATTCGGACGGCCCGCGTCGGCGATGATGAAAGAGAGGAGGCCGCTGAGAATGGAGAGGAGCAGCGCTCCGAGGACCGCCGACCAGAAGCTGGAGACGACAAAGCCGTTGACCACCTTGGCGGTCAGCGCGAACATCGCCCCGTTGATAATGAAGGTAAAGAGGCCGAGGGTGAGGATATTAATCGGAAGGGTCAAGATCAGAAGGATCGGCCGGATGACGGCATTGATGATCCCGAGAACCGCCGCCGCCACCAGCGCGGGACCGATCCCATCGACCTCGATTCCCCGGATCGTATAGGAAATCAGGATCAATCCAACTGCATTGATCAGCCAACGGATTAAAAGCCCCCGCATCCCCATCTCCCTTTTATCTCTATAAAGAGTTACTTTAGGTCTGGTTTGACTTCAAATAAACCTGCGCCAGATCGACATAGTTCCGCGCCGACTGGGCGAGAAATGCGCTCTCCTCCGCGGTGAGCGGACGCTTGACCCGGGCCGGCATTCCGACCGCCAGCGAACCGGGCGGGATCTTCACCCCCTCGGTCACCAGCGCGCCGGCCCCGACAATCGACCCTTCACCGATCTCGGCGCCGTCGAGCAGAATCGCCCCCATCCCGACCAGCACCCGGTCCCGCACCGTACAGCCGTGCAGCGTGACCCGATGTCCCACCGTCACCTCGTTCCCGATGATCAGCGGATGGGTCCGCCGGGTCACATGGAGGACGGAGAGATCTTGAATATTCGTTCGCGCGCCGATCCGGATGTAATTCACATCACCGCGGACCACGCTGCCGAACCA
Coding sequences within it:
- a CDS encoding gamma carbonic anhydrase family protein, whose product is MIHPFQEKVPKLSLGVFIEASAQVIGDVEIGEYGSIWFGSVVRGDVNYIRIGARTNIQDLSVLHVTRRTHPLIIGNEVTVGHRVTLHGCTVRDRVLVGMGAILLDGAEIGEGSIVGAGALVTEGVKIPPGSLAVGMPARVKRPLTAEESAFLAQSARNYVDLAQVYLKSNQT
- a CDS encoding phage holin family protein, with translation MRGLLIRWLINAVGLILISYTIRGIEVDGIGPALVAAAVLGIINAVIRPILLILTLPINILTLGLFTFIINGAMFALTAKVVNGFVVSSFWSAVLGALLLSILSGLLSFIIADAGRPNSAY